A window from Candidatus Wallbacteria bacterium encodes these proteins:
- a CDS encoding DMT family transporter — protein sequence MKNKILIPYLQALLAAALFGASAPLSKLLLGEVDTILLAALLYLGCGIGVLIFKLIRGIAIPKQEIEAGLSAKDLPWLLGSILAGGVAAPIILMYSLKSTPAATASLLLNFECVATSILAFLIFHEAVGSRIWAGLFLITLSGILLTLNFSGEWGFSPGALGIIIACSLWGLDNNFTRNISAKDPLLTVIWKGLAAGSTSMVIYLAAAGFKMPQIGMIACSLTLGFLSYGFSIILFILALRNLGAARTSAVFGIAPFAGALISFALFNDPLNLLFWVSLPVMLAGTYMLLLESHGHSHHHKWMSHDHRHRHDDGHHDHQHEGVETGDLEHSHQHQHSENEHSHPHTPDDHHRHEH from the coding sequence TTGAAGAATAAAATTCTGATACCTTATCTCCAGGCACTGCTGGCAGCTGCCCTGTTCGGGGCATCGGCACCTCTTTCAAAACTGCTTCTGGGAGAAGTAGATACAATATTGCTGGCAGCGCTTCTGTATCTTGGTTGTGGAATCGGGGTGCTGATCTTTAAACTGATACGTGGAATAGCGATTCCCAAACAGGAAATCGAAGCCGGATTATCTGCGAAAGATCTGCCCTGGCTGCTTGGTTCAATTCTGGCCGGTGGAGTCGCTGCTCCCATTATCCTGATGTACAGTCTGAAATCCACTCCAGCTGCGACCGCTTCACTTCTGCTCAATTTTGAATGCGTGGCAACTTCAATCCTGGCATTTCTGATTTTCCATGAAGCTGTCGGCAGCCGAATCTGGGCAGGACTTTTTCTGATCACTCTGTCAGGAATTCTTTTAACTCTGAATTTTTCCGGGGAATGGGGTTTTTCGCCTGGTGCGCTTGGGATCATCATCGCCTGCAGCTTATGGGGTCTGGACAACAACTTCACCCGGAACATTTCCGCCAAAGATCCCCTTCTGACTGTAATCTGGAAGGGTTTAGCAGCAGGCAGCACCTCTATGGTGATTTATCTGGCTGCTGCCGGATTCAAAATGCCTCAGATAGGGATGATTGCCTGTTCCCTGACGCTGGGATTTCTGTCCTATGGATTTTCAATCATTCTCTTCATTCTGGCGCTGCGGAATCTTGGAGCTGCCCGCACATCTGCTGTTTTCGGAATCGCCCCTTTCGCCGGAGCCCTGATTTCATTCGCCCTGTTCAATGACCCTCTCAATCTGCTGTTCTGGGTGTCCCTTCCTGTCATGCTGGCAGGAACATACATGCTGCTTTTGGAATCACACGGGCACAGCCATCATCACAAGTGGATGTCGCACGATCACAGACACAGGCATGACGACGGGCATCACGACCACCAGCATGAAGGGGTCGAAACCGGTGACCTGGAACATTCGCATCAGCATCAGCACTCAGAAAACGAACATTCTCATCCTCATACGCCTGATGACCATCACAGGCATGAGCACTGA
- a CDS encoding C25 family cysteine peptidase, with amino-acid sequence MKLLGILLLVAFITTSAFATEWIALDKGVKSNSASKSVIKDTETEIIITVNVPGYAATDRSIDGQDCISLSLEGTSPTMTKGDPELRKVTAFVALPACSSATARVVDSSFVIKDSNTIVPSRGTIMRNQDPSSVPYEFGPSYKVRGWYPLDSELVTVSAPFIFRDQYGVRLEVTPFQYDNQKKKLKVYSNFKIAITPIGISKGFFRSQSTSGDFEGLYSKVFMNYTAPVRVAKGASVPAVKKNLLIIAGDTMLDSVKALKDWKVKCGYTVDVVKASDAGKTGDELKTFLQKQYDAGKLCFVILVGDAEQIPTLKGKQESADSDACLVKLAGNDNVQDAFISRISVENKDQADYVIAKSIAYEQNPMQGADGAWYKQALGIASSQAGGDDNMIDYDRIKSYNKELQGKLGFTTIFECYDGSGASTQKIFDACKSGVSIINYCGHGGDTEWVTTGFSNDDCANLQNGMKLPVIWDVACVNGAFVGQTCFAEAWLRTGTKAKPAGTIGMAAATTNMAWYPPCIWQKEIVNEQICGKKNQIAQVINLFGILKTMEQFGVEDSSKGNQVNEQVVYFGDGTVALRFAPAREIQVQKSSDANNAQIQILGGGTEDITVTLYDDKGENIVTVKPDETGVVRTSLRGQTMFTVYGPGIVPLIDEQL; translated from the coding sequence ATGAAACTGTTGGGGATTTTGCTACTGGTTGCTTTCATTACAACCAGCGCATTCGCCACTGAATGGATTGCCCTGGATAAAGGGGTAAAAAGTAATTCAGCTTCTAAATCAGTAATCAAGGACACTGAGACAGAAATCATCATCACAGTCAATGTGCCGGGTTACGCTGCAACTGACCGCAGCATCGACGGCCAGGACTGCATTTCCTTATCTCTTGAGGGCACTTCACCCACGATGACCAAAGGCGACCCGGAATTGAGAAAAGTCACAGCTTTCGTGGCGCTTCCCGCCTGTTCCTCAGCTACAGCCAGGGTGGTTGACTCCAGTTTTGTAATCAAAGACTCTAATACAATAGTACCCTCCAGGGGTACGATCATGAGAAATCAGGATCCCAGCAGCGTACCTTACGAGTTTGGTCCTTCCTATAAAGTCAGAGGCTGGTACCCACTCGACAGCGAACTCGTAACTGTTTCCGCGCCTTTCATTTTCAGGGATCAGTATGGTGTAAGACTGGAAGTAACTCCATTCCAATATGACAATCAGAAGAAAAAGCTGAAGGTCTATTCCAATTTTAAGATCGCCATCACTCCAATTGGCATTTCCAAAGGTTTCTTCCGCTCCCAGTCGACATCCGGCGATTTTGAAGGCCTCTATTCCAAGGTATTCATGAATTACACGGCACCTGTAAGAGTTGCCAAAGGTGCATCAGTCCCAGCGGTGAAGAAGAATCTTCTGATCATTGCCGGCGACACCATGCTCGACTCAGTCAAAGCCCTGAAGGACTGGAAAGTCAAATGCGGCTATACAGTCGATGTCGTAAAAGCTTCTGATGCCGGGAAAACCGGTGATGAACTCAAGACTTTCCTTCAGAAACAATACGACGCTGGAAAGCTCTGCTTCGTGATCCTGGTCGGCGATGCCGAGCAGATCCCCACCCTTAAGGGTAAACAGGAAAGTGCCGATTCAGATGCATGCCTGGTCAAACTTGCCGGCAACGACAATGTGCAGGATGCCTTCATCTCCAGAATTTCAGTTGAAAACAAAGATCAGGCAGACTATGTCATTGCCAAGTCTATAGCCTATGAGCAGAATCCGATGCAGGGAGCAGACGGGGCATGGTACAAGCAGGCTCTCGGTATCGCTTCCTCCCAGGCCGGCGGCGACGACAACATGATCGACTATGACAGGATTAAGTCTTATAACAAGGAACTGCAGGGCAAACTTGGATTCACCACTATTTTCGAATGCTACGACGGCAGCGGAGCCAGCACACAGAAAATCTTCGACGCCTGCAAGAGCGGCGTTAGCATCATCAACTACTGCGGCCACGGCGGTGACACTGAGTGGGTCACCACAGGCTTTTCCAATGACGACTGCGCCAATCTCCAGAACGGTATGAAACTGCCTGTGATCTGGGATGTCGCCTGCGTGAATGGAGCTTTTGTAGGCCAGACCTGCTTCGCCGAAGCCTGGCTGCGCACAGGCACCAAAGCCAAGCCGGCAGGCACGATCGGCATGGCTGCGGCCACCACCAACATGGCCTGGTATCCACCCTGCATCTGGCAGAAGGAAATCGTCAATGAACAGATCTGCGGTAAGAAGAACCAGATCGCCCAGGTGATCAACCTGTTCGGAATTCTCAAGACCATGGAGCAGTTCGGAGTCGAGGATTCCAGCAAAGGCAACCAGGTCAATGAGCAGGTGGTTTACTTCGGCGATGGTACAGTTGCTCTGAGATTTGCCCCTGCCAGAGAAATCCAGGTGCAGAAATCAAGTGACGCAAACAACGCTCAGATCCAGATCCTGGGCGGCGGAACCGAAGACATTACAGTAACCCTGTATGACGACAAGGGCGAGAACATCGTCACAGTGAAACCGGACGAAACAGGAGTGGTCAGAACCTCCCTGCGCGGTCAGACCATGTTCACAGTGTATGGCCCTGGCATTGTCCCGCTGATCGACGAACAGCTGTAA